Proteins from a single region of Lampris incognitus isolate fLamInc1 chromosome 16, fLamInc1.hap2, whole genome shotgun sequence:
- the LOC130126541 gene encoding SLIT and NTRK-like protein 3 — protein sequence MQWVALAVALGCVCLSWASHTPTPTPTSTHTPLVDASEEEVDEPCFEPCTCEVKEGVLHVHCDGRGFTNVSQVSQSWVRPFKLNLQRNSLRRLYSNGFQHLSNAVAINLGNNALQDIRVGAFHGLAKLRRLYLHENKLEVFRNDTFSGLEALEYLQADYNVIKRIDSGALRFLYKLRVLILNDNLIPVLPAHLFRSVSLTHLDLRGNRLKSLAYAGTLEYVGRSLMELQLEENPWNCGCEAVQLQQWLGQIPYTAVVGDVTCEYPFHLHGKDLREIPRKELCADLPDKELQAEGGAPPGGSQTQHLPPKSNSPPGRVRPTKPSSMVHGSRQNAHTSSTSSSSSSAERRDRERQPRPTKRPRPSRTSPTPRSLMPNQNPPMAGYQTRPPIPIICPLGCTCNLHISDLGLTVNCKESRFLNVSQLTPRPLNGRKLYLSGNLIQRIYHTDFWNFSSLDLLHLGNNRISYLQEGAFSSLPSLRSLFLNGNNLERLSPDMFLGLQNLRYLYFEYNEIREVEPGTFDSMPSLQLLFLNANLLRSLPPGVFSGVNLARLNLRNNHFLRLPVEGVLEHLTGLVQVDLQQNPWECNCEAAPLKRWLEGLSAVVVVGEVVCHSPEETMGVDLRSLSMELLCPELESQEDQEQEGQTATSTAPDGGVSVGYPGSGLGPLVPPGKDSIPLSVLVLSLLVLLVSAFFAAAALIAYALRRRDKLPFRRQGEVDLAGIQMECGIFTEQTHHPHHHQHQHHHHVLPETPPLPAPEHNHVYDNILPPEPAAKGPSAPPTAPHACGSPIYKQEQDAAVKQHQPQQQPFAGCKDSEGGCHTVTEKEREWTREVSSSPISTVAGAMGPLAGLHGNGILCPTVIDSQGPTPKVELVDCLFRIPTPEFRDLPDRFTRPPPRYPHPPDPKQEARPDQMLVVTTASTAAGSGAGNSSQTEQGAGEPRTRLRTTPDYMEVLDRSYQF from the exons ATGCAGTGGGTCGCTCTGGCAGTGGccctggggtgtgtgtgtctgtcctgggcatcgcacacccccacccccacccccacctccacacacacccCTCTGGTGGACGCCTCCGAGGAGGAAGTGGATGAGCCGTGCTTCGAGCCGTGCACGTGTGAGGTCAAGGAAGGCGTTCTGCACGTGCACTGTGATGGGCGAGGCTTCACCAATGTCAGCCAG GTGTCACAGTCGTGGGTACGCCCCTTCAAACTCAACCTCCAGAGGAACTCGCTGAGGCGTCTCTATAGCAACGGGTTCCAGCACCTTAGCAACGCTGTGGCGATAAACCTTGGCAACAATGCACTCCAGGACATCCGGGTGGGAGCTTTCCATGGGCTGGCCAAACTCAGACGCCTATACCTCCATGAGAACAAGTTGGAGGTTTTCCGAAATGATACCTTCTCGGGCTTGGAGGCACTAGAATACCTCCAG GCAGACTACAACGTGATCAAGCGCATTGACAGCGGGGCTCTAAGGTTCCTGTACAAGCTGCGGGTTCTCATTCTCAATGACAACCTGATCCCCGTCTTGCCTGCTCATCTGTTCAG ATCTGTTTCTCTGACTCACCTGGACCTGCGGGGGAACCGTTTGAAGAGTCTGGCATATGCCGGGACCCTGGAGTATGTGGGCCGCTCTTTAATGGAGCTGCAGCTGGAGGAAAATCCCTGGAACTGTGGCTGTGAGGCGGTCCAGCTACAACAGTGGCTGGGTCAGATCCCCTACACAGCTGTGGTGGGGGATGTCACCTGCGAGTACCCCTTCCACCTCCATGGTAAGGACCTAAGAGAGATCCCCCGCAAAGAGCTGTGTGCAGACCTCCCCGATAAAGAGTTACAAGCAGAGGGAGGTGCTCCACCAGGTGGGTCGCAGACCCAACATTTGCCCCCCAAGTCCAACTCCCCCCCTGGCCGAGTCAGGCCCACTAAACCTTCCTCTATGGTTCATGGCTCACGCCAGAATGCACACACCTcttccacttcctcctcctcctcctcggcagAGCGTAGAGACCGAGAACGGCAGCCTAGGCCAACTAAAAGGCCCCGGCCGTCCAGGACATCCCCAACGCCCCGCAGCCTAATGCCCAACCAGAACCCCCCCATGGCTGGCTACCAGACACGGCCCCCCATCCCCATCATCTGCCCCCTGGGCTGCACCTGCAACCTGCACATCTCAGACTTGGGCCTAACTGTCAACTGTAAGGAGAGCCGCTTCCTCAACGTGTCCCAGTTAACCCCACGACCGCTGAACGGGCGTAAGCTGTACCTGAGTGGTAACTTGATCCAGAGGATCTATCACACAGACTTCTGGAATTTCTCCAGCCTCGACCTGCTCCACCTGGGGAACAACCGCATCTCCTACCTTCAGGAGGGAGCCTTCTCCAGCCTGCCAAGCCTGAGGAGCCTCTTCCTGAATGGGAACAACCTGGAGAGACTCAGCCCTGACATGTTCCTGGGACTTCAGAACCTCAG GTACCTCTACTTTGAGTACAACGAGATTCGTGAGGTGGAGCCTGGCACCTTTGACTCCATGCCTTCCCTCCAGCTGCTGTTCCTGAATGCCAACCTGCTGCGGAGCCTCCCTCCGGGTGTCTTCTCGGGAGTCAATCTCGCCCGCCTCAACCTGCGAAACAACCACTTCCTGCGACTCCCTGTAGAGGGCGTCCTGGAGCACCTCACCGGGCTCGTGCAG GTGGACCTGCAGCAGAACCCGTGGGAGTGTAACTGTGAGGCGGCTCCTCTGAAGCGTTGGCTGGAGGGGCTGAGCgccgtggtggtggtgggggaagtCGTCTGCCATTCCCCCGAAGAGACCATGGGCGTGGACCTCCGCTCACTGTCCATGGAGCTCCTCTGCCCAGAGCTGGAATCCCAGGAGGACCAGGAGCAGGAGGGGCAGACTGCTACTTCCACAGCTCCAGACGGAGGGGTCTCGGTTGGCTACCCTGGCTCAGGGCTGGGACCTCTGGTCCCCCCGGGGAAAGACTCAATCCCGCTGTCGGTGTTAGTGCTCAGCCTGCTGGTACTGCTTGTCTCGGCCTTCTTCGCAGCAGCGGCGCTGATCGCCTATGCCCTGAGGAGAAGGGACAAGCTGCCGTTCCGCCGCCAGGGAGAGGTGGATTTGGCTGGCATCCAAATGGAGTGTGGGATTTTCACCGAGCagacccaccacccccaccaccaccagcaccagcaccaccaccatgtCCTCCCGGAGACGCCGCCTCTCCCTGCCCCGGAACACAACCACGTCTACGACAACATCCTGCCCCCTGAACCCGCCGCCAAAGGCCCAAGTGCTCCTCCCACAGCCCCACACGCGTGCGGCAGCCCTATCTACAAACAGGAGCAGGATGCAGCGGTGAAACAGCACCAACCACAGCAGCAGCCATTCGCAGGGTGTAAAGACAGCGAGGGAGGCTGTCACACCGTgacggagaaggagagggagtggACGCGGGAGGTGTCCTCCTCGCCCATCAGCACGGTCGCCGGGGCGATGGGGCCACTCGCCGGTCTCCACGGGAATGGGATCCTCTGCCCGACCGTCATCGACAGCCAGGGTCCCACGCCTAAGGTGGAATTGGTGGACTGCCTCTTCAGAATCCCCACCCCTGAATTCCGCGACCTGCCCGACAGGTTCACGCGGCCGCCACCCCGCTACCCCCACCCCCCTGATCCCAAACAGGAAGCCAGGCCTGACCAAATGCTGGTGGTCACTACAGCCAGTACGGCTGCAGGCAGTGGCGCTGGTAACAGCAGCCAGACTGAGCAGGGGGCAGGAGAGCCCAGGACCAGACTGAGGACCACACCAGACTACATGGAGGTGCTGGACCGCTCTTACCAGTTCTAA